From Microvirgula aerodenitrificans DSM 15089, the proteins below share one genomic window:
- a CDS encoding DNA-3-methyladenine glycosylase family protein yields the protein MPTDRTTTFRCHLDLPAGFRRGDLLAFHRRDPQQQAEQVDDTSLRKGLMWDGLPACLTLQIAAHAAEATLEIDGEPATDGTAALTAMVRRMLGLTQPVEQFEQCYRDHPQLGALIRHHPGLRVPLSATPFEALAWAITGQQISVGAAISVRRRFIQTAGIAHRSGLFCHPDPHRVAALDEDRLRQAGLSRGKAQTLLALSQCVIDGQLPLDDWLGAPPVDDIRARLLQVRGIGPWTVSYGLLRGYGWLDGSLHGDVAVRRNLQRLLGRDDKPDAAETERWLAGFSPWRALVAAHLWAMQAADGY from the coding sequence ATGCCGACCGACCGCACTACCACTTTCCGCTGCCACCTCGATCTGCCGGCCGGTTTTCGCCGCGGCGACCTGCTGGCCTTTCATCGTCGTGATCCGCAACAGCAGGCCGAACAGGTCGATGACACCTCGCTGCGCAAGGGATTGATGTGGGACGGGTTGCCGGCCTGTCTGACGCTGCAGATTGCCGCACACGCTGCGGAAGCGACGCTGGAGATCGACGGCGAGCCCGCCACGGACGGAACGGCCGCGCTGACGGCGATGGTGCGGCGCATGCTCGGTCTGACCCAGCCGGTCGAGCAGTTTGAACAGTGCTACCGCGACCACCCGCAGCTCGGTGCGCTGATCCGGCATCATCCGGGGTTGCGGGTTCCGCTCAGCGCCACGCCGTTCGAGGCGCTGGCCTGGGCGATCACCGGCCAGCAGATCAGTGTCGGGGCGGCGATCTCGGTCCGTCGCCGCTTTATCCAGACCGCCGGTATCGCGCACCGCAGCGGCCTGTTCTGCCACCCGGACCCGCACCGGGTCGCCGCCCTCGATGAAGACCGGCTGCGCCAGGCCGGGCTGTCGCGTGGCAAGGCGCAGACCCTGCTGGCGCTGAGCCAGTGCGTGATCGACGGACAGCTGCCGCTGGATGACTGGCTCGGAGCGCCACCGGTCGATGACATCCGTGCCCGGCTGCTGCAGGTGCGCGGCATCGGCCCGTGGACGGTCAGCTATGGGCTGCTGCGCGGATACGGCTGGCTGGATGGTTCGCTGCATGGTGATGTCGCCGTCCGGCGCAATCTGCAGCGGCTGCTCGGGCGCGACGACAAGCCGGACGCCGCCGAGACCGAACGCTGGCTGGCCGGCTTTTCGCCATGGCGGGCGCTGGTCGCCGCCCACTTGTGGGCCATGCAGGCGGCAGACGGCTATTGA